A single window of Ferrimonas balearica DSM 9799 DNA harbors:
- a CDS encoding tetratricopeptide repeat protein, whose product MQDTIVNVNVSNIQALVDGSMTRPLVLNFVSGQVPECQGVTAALTAEAQRRQGQFVLGNVDCDAEMDLAQYFRIQALPTVLILVKGQPVDGFAGPQPAEMISQVLQKHLPAGWELKLQEAAPLLESKAYDQALPILRDALAEEANAATRLALAEALLGLKRAEEAEGLLTEIGLADQDSRYQSLMSQLQLLKESADTPEIRALQTQLESEPDNQGLVVELAVQLHQAGRNEEALESLFVLLKRQLDAANGEARSTFLDIVKALGPADPVAAAYRRRFYGLLY is encoded by the coding sequence ATGCAAGACACCATCGTCAACGTTAACGTCAGTAATATCCAAGCGCTGGTCGACGGCTCCATGACCCGCCCCCTGGTGCTGAACTTTGTCTCCGGCCAGGTTCCGGAGTGCCAGGGCGTTACCGCCGCACTGACCGCCGAGGCACAACGCCGTCAGGGTCAGTTTGTGCTGGGTAACGTCGATTGCGACGCCGAAATGGACCTCGCCCAGTATTTCCGTATCCAGGCCCTGCCGACGGTGCTTATCCTGGTGAAGGGCCAACCGGTGGACGGTTTTGCCGGCCCGCAACCGGCGGAGATGATCAGCCAGGTACTGCAGAAGCATCTGCCCGCCGGGTGGGAGCTCAAGCTTCAGGAAGCGGCGCCGCTGCTGGAGAGCAAGGCCTACGATCAGGCGTTGCCGATTCTGCGGGATGCCCTGGCTGAAGAAGCCAACGCCGCGACGCGTCTGGCCCTGGCCGAGGCCCTGTTGGGCCTGAAGCGGGCCGAAGAAGCTGAGGGGCTGCTGACCGAGATTGGCCTGGCCGATCAGGACAGCCGTTACCAAAGCCTGATGTCCCAACTGCAGCTGCTGAAAGAGTCCGCAGACACCCCGGAGATTCGCGCGCTCCAGACTCAGCTGGAGTCCGAACCGGACAATCAGGGGCTGGTGGTGGAGCTGGCGGTGCAGCTGCATCAGGCCGGTCGTAACGAGGAAGCCCTGGAGAGTTTGTTTGTCCTGCTTAAGCGCCAGCTGGACGCGGCCAATGGCGAAGCCCGTTCAACATTTTTGGATATTGTGAAGGCGTTGGGCCCGGCGGATCCGGTCGCTGCGGCATATCGTCGTCGTTTCTACGGATTGCTGTACTAA
- the adk gene encoding adenylate kinase: protein MRIILLGAPGAGKGTQAQFIMEKYGIPQISTGDMLRAAIKAGSPMGLEAKKVMDAGQLVSDDIIIGLVKERIAQEDCQGGFLLDGFPRTIPQADAMTENGIDVDHVIEFDVPDEEIVKRMSGRRVHPGSGRVYHVVFNPPKVEGKDDVTGEELVIRADDEETTVRKRLAVYHEQTKPLVDYYSAAAARGANQYHKMDGTQPVDAVSEQIGKLLG from the coding sequence ATGCGCATTATTCTGTTGGGCGCCCCCGGTGCCGGTAAAGGCACTCAGGCCCAGTTCATCATGGAGAAATACGGTATTCCGCAGATCTCCACTGGTGACATGCTGCGTGCCGCCATCAAGGCTGGATCCCCGATGGGTCTGGAAGCCAAAAAAGTGATGGACGCCGGTCAACTGGTGTCTGACGACATCATCATTGGCCTGGTGAAGGAGCGCATCGCCCAGGAAGATTGCCAAGGCGGCTTCCTGCTGGACGGCTTCCCGCGCACCATCCCGCAAGCGGACGCCATGACCGAAAACGGCATCGACGTTGATCACGTTATCGAGTTCGACGTGCCGGACGAAGAGATCGTTAAGCGTATGAGCGGTCGTCGTGTACACCCGGGTTCCGGTCGCGTTTACCACGTGGTGTTCAACCCGCCGAAGGTGGAAGGTAAGGACGACGTAACCGGCGAAGAGCTGGTTATCCGTGCTGACGACGAAGAAACCACCGTGCGTAAGCGTCTGGCGGTTTACCACGAGCAGACCAAGCCGCTGGTGGATTACTACTCCGCTGCCGCTGCGCGTGGTGCCAACCAGTACCACAAGATGGACGGCACCCAACCGGTTGACGCCGTTTCTGAGCAGATCGGCAAGCTGCTGGGTTAA
- the hemH gene encoding ferrochelatase, with protein sequence MDQSQYGVLLVNLGTPCNPTPHCVRCFLKQFLSDQRVVDLPRWQWWPILNGIILNTRPKRVAKAYQSIWSEGGSPLKVISEAQREALEAQLGVPVALGMTYCRPSIRDGLDALEAKGVDKVVVLPLFPQYSCSTTGAVVDAVGAAVKQKRTMPELRIVRDYHDHPSYIQALADSVKAHWAEHPRGDKLLMSFHGVPERFITEGDLYRAHCERTAAALADALGLSESEWQLCFQSRFGKEPWLQPYTDETLEALPEQGVKAVDIISPAFSVDCLETLEELAIEGKKEFLEAGGERYEFIPCLNAQDNHIEMMATLVKQHSQGW encoded by the coding sequence ATGGACCAATCTCAATACGGTGTGCTGCTGGTCAACCTGGGCACACCCTGCAATCCGACGCCCCACTGCGTACGCTGCTTCCTCAAGCAATTTCTCAGTGACCAACGGGTGGTAGACCTGCCCCGTTGGCAGTGGTGGCCCATTCTTAATGGCATCATCCTCAACACCCGTCCCAAGCGAGTGGCCAAGGCTTACCAGTCGATCTGGAGCGAGGGTGGTTCGCCGCTGAAGGTGATCTCCGAAGCCCAGCGTGAGGCGTTGGAAGCGCAGTTGGGGGTGCCGGTGGCACTGGGCATGACCTACTGCCGCCCCTCCATCCGTGACGGCCTGGATGCGCTGGAAGCCAAGGGCGTGGATAAGGTGGTGGTGCTGCCGCTGTTCCCGCAGTACTCCTGCTCTACCACCGGTGCGGTGGTCGATGCGGTGGGGGCAGCGGTGAAGCAGAAGCGCACCATGCCGGAACTGCGGATTGTGCGCGATTACCATGATCACCCCAGCTACATCCAGGCGCTGGCCGACAGCGTAAAAGCCCACTGGGCTGAGCACCCGCGCGGCGACAAGTTGCTGATGTCCTTCCACGGCGTGCCGGAGCGGTTTATCACCGAAGGTGACCTTTACCGTGCCCATTGTGAGCGCACCGCGGCGGCATTGGCAGATGCCCTGGGCCTGTCGGAGAGCGAATGGCAGCTCTGCTTCCAGTCCCGCTTCGGCAAGGAGCCGTGGCTGCAGCCCTACACCGATGAAACCCTGGAGGCGCTGCCGGAGCAGGGCGTTAAGGCGGTGGACATCATCTCCCCGGCATTCTCGGTGGATTGCCTGGAAACCCTGGAAGAGCTTGCCATCGAGGGTAAGAAGGAGTTTCTGGAAGCGGGCGGTGAGCGCTACGAGTTTATCCCCTGCCTGAACGCTCAGGATAACCACATCGAGATGATGGCGACGCTGGTGAAGCAGCACAGTCAAGGCTGGTAA
- a CDS encoding efflux transporter outer membrane subunit, giving the protein MRKLSMLMASLVLAGCSVTPEYQAPQAPEQAFYLHQAQADTTQSPQAQWWQRYNDPELNALVAAVQQQNIPLQVAQVRIESARAYRTAVATTRIPTISVGAGYQHYRLSEYDPLAGGALTATMPDLGQPGAGQPLNLLDRDNGAFVVGANISWELDLAGRLKGMNTLAGIRLEQAEILRQGTLNMVTMDAIHNYLQYRGAQARIAIAERNVAEQQATLDQVRSLVASGYGSSLDQAQAEALLAATRATLPMLHSAEQAHLHRLATLLGEEITTTGQRFSTRALPDIQGQVPVGLKSELLKRRPDIALAEREMAALNEEVGIAIAARYPKVYLTGSPMTLAENFGDLFRSGSDAWLASAGVQWTLFDGGRGQALVEMQEARFQQAALSYQQQVNQAFNEVETALMAYGNQQTHREQVEQAASHARTAASKARALYRAGLVDYLAVLDAQRQVNLMEDAELVARLSSAEHLLYLNKALGGDWTVPTS; this is encoded by the coding sequence ATGCGTAAATTGTCCATGCTGATGGCCAGCCTGGTGCTGGCCGGTTGCAGCGTCACCCCGGAGTATCAGGCTCCGCAGGCCCCCGAGCAGGCGTTCTATCTTCATCAGGCGCAGGCGGATACCACTCAATCGCCTCAGGCTCAATGGTGGCAGCGCTATAACGACCCGGAACTGAACGCCCTGGTGGCGGCGGTGCAGCAGCAGAACATTCCGCTGCAGGTGGCCCAGGTGCGGATCGAAAGCGCCCGAGCCTACCGCACTGCCGTGGCCACCACCCGCATCCCCACCATCAGCGTGGGGGCGGGGTACCAGCACTACCGACTCAGTGAGTACGACCCGCTGGCCGGTGGGGCATTGACCGCCACCATGCCGGACCTCGGCCAGCCCGGTGCAGGCCAGCCATTGAATCTGCTCGACCGGGACAACGGCGCCTTTGTGGTGGGCGCCAACATCAGCTGGGAGCTTGACCTGGCCGGGCGCCTGAAGGGGATGAACACCCTCGCCGGGATCCGCCTGGAGCAGGCTGAAATCCTGCGCCAGGGCACCCTCAATATGGTCACCATGGACGCCATCCACAACTACCTGCAGTACCGCGGTGCCCAGGCCCGGATCGCCATTGCCGAGCGCAACGTGGCGGAGCAGCAGGCCACCCTGGATCAGGTGCGCAGTCTGGTGGCTTCCGGCTATGGCTCCTCACTCGATCAGGCCCAGGCCGAAGCCCTGCTGGCCGCCACCCGGGCGACCCTGCCGATGCTGCACAGTGCCGAACAGGCGCACCTGCACCGGCTGGCCACCCTGTTGGGCGAGGAGATCACCACCACCGGGCAGAGATTCAGCACCCGGGCACTGCCGGACATCCAGGGACAGGTGCCGGTGGGACTGAAGTCGGAACTGCTTAAGCGCCGTCCCGATATCGCTCTGGCTGAGCGGGAGATGGCCGCATTGAATGAGGAGGTGGGTATCGCCATCGCGGCCCGCTACCCCAAGGTATACCTGACCGGCTCACCCATGACCCTGGCGGAAAATTTTGGTGACCTGTTCCGCTCCGGCTCCGACGCCTGGCTCGCCTCCGCCGGCGTACAGTGGACCCTGTTTGACGGCGGCCGGGGACAGGCCCTGGTGGAGATGCAGGAGGCCCGCTTCCAGCAGGCGGCCCTCTCCTACCAGCAGCAGGTTAACCAGGCGTTCAACGAAGTGGAAACCGCGCTGATGGCCTACGGCAATCAGCAAACCCACCGCGAACAGGTTGAGCAGGCCGCCAGCCACGCCCGCACCGCTGCCAGCAAGGCACGGGCGCTGTACCGCGCAGGACTGGTGGACTATCTGGCGGTGCTGGATGCCCAGCGCCAGGTCAACCTGATGGAGGACGCCGAACTGGTGGCCCGCCTCAGCAGCGCCGAACACCTGCTGTACCTGAACAAGGCACTGGGCGGAGACTGGACAGTCCCCACCTCTTAA